A single Gammaproteobacteria bacterium DNA region contains:
- a CDS encoding UDP-glucose/GDP-mannose dehydrogenase family protein, with amino-acid sequence MKLTVIGSGYVGLVSGACFAQMGNTVTCIDIDSEKIEKLNQGIIPIYEPGLERMIVDNMKKKNIFFSTDLQNALEDCQVIFIAVGTPTGQDGSADLQYVISVAKSIGKYLSNYAVIVDKSTVPVGTADKVRETITAELKVRNIDIDFDVVSNPEFLKEGAAIDDFMYPDRVVVGADNEKSMSIMHELYSPFMKNHDRFISMDIKSAEMTKYAANSMLATKISFMNEIANICELVGADVNKVRNGIGSDSRIGYSFIYPGCGYGGSCFPKDVKALAKTAADNGYIPQILNAVESVNETQKHIISDKVIKQFGEDLNGKIFSVWGLAFKPGTDDMREASSITIINELTKRGAKIQAYDPKAVDEAKNHYLKNNQNVTYFQEKYAALENSEALILVTEWLEFRSPDFAKIRSMLNSNMFFDGRNQFEKSKMQQQGFQYFQIGVSD; translated from the coding sequence ATGAAATTAACAGTTATTGGTTCTGGTTATGTCGGCTTGGTTAGTGGTGCTTGTTTTGCTCAAATGGGCAATACAGTTACATGTATTGACATTGATTCAGAGAAAATTGAAAAACTGAATCAGGGAATCATTCCAATTTATGAACCCGGATTGGAACGAATGATTGTTGATAATATGAAGAAGAAAAACATCTTCTTCTCAACGGACTTGCAAAATGCTCTAGAAGATTGTCAGGTTATTTTTATTGCCGTGGGAACACCAACCGGCCAAGATGGAAGTGCTGATTTACAGTATGTCATTTCTGTGGCAAAAAGTATTGGTAAATATCTTTCAAACTATGCAGTCATCGTTGATAAATCAACCGTACCCGTTGGTACGGCAGATAAAGTTCGGGAAACCATAACTGCTGAATTAAAAGTCAGAAATATAGATATCGACTTTGATGTTGTAAGTAATCCGGAATTTTTGAAGGAAGGAGCTGCTATTGATGATTTTATGTATCCGGATAGAGTCGTGGTTGGTGCTGACAATGAAAAGTCAATGAGCATCATGCATGAGTTATACTCACCTTTCATGAAAAACCACGACCGTTTTATCAGCATGGACATTAAAAGTGCGGAAATGACTAAATATGCAGCCAATTCCATGTTGGCTACAAAAATTTCTTTCATGAATGAAATTGCCAATATCTGTGAGCTGGTCGGAGCTGATGTTAATAAAGTTAGAAATGGAATTGGAAGTGATTCCCGTATTGGCTACAGTTTTATTTATCCCGGTTGTGGATATGGCGGAAGTTGTTTCCCTAAAGATGTTAAAGCTTTGGCAAAAACAGCTGCCGATAATGGCTACATACCGCAAATATTGAATGCAGTAGAATCAGTCAATGAAACCCAAAAACACATCATTTCTGATAAAGTGATTAAGCAATTTGGTGAAGATTTAAACGGTAAAATATTTAGTGTCTGGGGATTGGCATTTAAACCCGGAACCGATGATATGCGTGAAGCCTCATCAATCACCATTATCAACGAACTGACAAAACGTGGCGCTAAAATTCAGGCATACGACCCCAAAGCCGTTGATGAGGCAAAAAATCATTATCTCAAAAACAATCAAAATGTGACCTATTTTCAGGAAAAATATGCGGCATTAGAAAATTCCGAAGCATTGATTCTTGTGACCGAATGGCTTGAATTCCGCAGCCCCGATTTCGCAAAAATACGCTCAATGCTGAATTCCAATATGTTTTTCGATGGTCGCAATCAGTTTGAAAAATCAAAAATGCAACAACAAGGATTTCAGTATTTCCAGATCGGTGTATCGGATTAA
- a CDS encoding phosphatidylglycerophosphatase A translates to MTSKKLLQSPVDLTFKTFAGFFAFGFGSGLSPFAPGTFGTLAAIPLYYLLVQFSLPLYLWLVFIAFIVGIKLCDVTGGRLGVHDYGGIVWDEFVGFWITMCLVSFSWQNVLVGFVLFRFFDIVKPYPIKMLDSKVSGGFGVMIDDVVAGIYAMILLFVADKYLPQYF, encoded by the coding sequence ATGACTTCCAAAAAATTACTCCAATCTCCTGTTGATTTAACATTCAAAACCTTTGCCGGTTTTTTTGCATTTGGCTTTGGCTCGGGTTTGTCGCCATTCGCTCCCGGAACATTCGGAACACTCGCCGCCATTCCGCTTTACTATCTGTTGGTTCAATTTAGTTTACCTTTATATTTGTGGCTGGTTTTTATTGCATTTATTGTTGGCATCAAACTTTGTGATGTCACCGGTGGACGATTGGGAGTTCATGATTATGGCGGAATTGTCTGGGATGAATTTGTCGGTTTTTGGATAACCATGTGCCTGGTTTCCTTTAGCTGGCAGAATGTTCTGGTTGGATTTGTGCTTTTCCGTTTTTTCGATATTGTTAAGCCTTATCCAATCAAAATGTTGGACTCAAAAGTTTCCGGTGGTTTCGGAGTCATGATTGACGATGTGGTTGCGGGAATTTATGCGATGATATTGTTGTTTGTTGCTGATAAATATTTGCCGCAGTATTTTTAA
- the rapA gene encoding RNA polymerase-associated protein RapA: protein MTEQFDFTVGQRFISQTEQELGLGSVEQINHRMVKLVFQAANEARVYAKDNAPITRIIFEKGDKIPSRDGWTLTVEDVKEFNGLVIYQGIDEKCNDVLLPETEIADSIKLDRPSERLLSGHLDSNKWFNLRQLAISKINEFQKNPLYGLLGCRTSLLKHQLYIAQEVAKRFSPRVLLADEVGLGKTIEAGLIIHQQLLKNRAKRVVVIVPESLTHQWMVEMLRRFNLHFSVYDEEQCLGIEESSEFETPFENSQLAIIPMQFLLKNAKRAEQLIQTQWDLLVVDEAHHIKWSIDNVSDEYHLVEKLANTIKGVLLLTATPEQMGKESHFARLRLLDSNRFSNFEEFVQGEENYQSIVNAIDVLRSKKPMTKTGAKNTAKVFTDDADIQLVQDIFEENLDEAQKQESKLQLVEKLLDQHGTGRLLFRNTRTAIKGFPKRKLHHYALNNCYEKAFDKDISLQLTPERIDNFPNWTKLDSRMPWLAEQLFSLKHKKFLLIAAHKQTVLDIADSLREKFGIHAAVFHEDMSLIERDRSAAWFADEEKGSQIMLCSEIGSEGRNFQFAHHLIFFDLPLNPDLLEQRIGRLDRIGQENIIHIHVPYLMDTAMEKLFHWYNKGLNIFESVNPAAHSIFRKQKEKLLSCLKTEDCEMDDLIQETKEMNKNLNQEFNKGRDRLLEYNSCRPFVADEMHEQALASEDTSCLRFMHRIFDRYGVDYEELRRNVEFIKPGESLKGYFPALIEDGMSVTFDRETALADETLHYLTWEHPMVVESMEMIATEEKGNACLISLSNTGLPPSTIIVESLFNFSTPAESHLQISRYLPTDSIRIVADEKLIDRSKALTIPAIQNNHSSVPLNIALQVVKMKQTEIKKVISAIETKIEKLQPEYIKQAQEKAESVLNKEIERLQTLAKRNPNVRESEIEYLQQQKQKTLKTLEQLQIQMNAVRVLVCL, encoded by the coding sequence ATGACAGAACAATTTGATTTTACTGTTGGACAAAGATTTATCAGTCAAACCGAGCAAGAACTGGGTTTAGGAAGTGTAGAGCAAATCAATCACAGAATGGTCAAACTTGTTTTTCAGGCAGCGAATGAAGCTCGTGTCTATGCCAAAGACAACGCACCAATCACCCGAATCATCTTCGAAAAAGGCGACAAAATCCCTTCCAGAGACGGCTGGACATTAACCGTTGAGGACGTGAAAGAGTTTAATGGGTTAGTTATTTACCAAGGTATTGATGAAAAATGTAATGATGTTCTTCTCCCTGAAACTGAAATCGCTGATTCAATTAAATTAGATCGTCCATCGGAACGATTACTTTCTGGGCATTTGGACTCCAATAAATGGTTCAATCTTCGCCAGTTGGCCATTTCAAAAATTAACGAATTTCAAAAAAATCCGCTTTATGGTTTATTGGGTTGCAGAACATCGCTTCTCAAACATCAATTGTATATCGCACAAGAAGTAGCAAAGAGATTTTCACCAAGAGTTTTGCTAGCCGATGAAGTTGGTTTGGGTAAAACAATTGAAGCCGGGTTAATCATTCACCAGCAATTACTCAAAAATCGTGCCAAAAGAGTTGTTGTAATTGTCCCTGAAAGTTTGACACACCAATGGATGGTAGAAATGCTGAGACGTTTCAATCTGCATTTTAGTGTTTATGATGAAGAGCAATGTTTGGGAATTGAAGAATCTTCTGAATTTGAGACTCCTTTTGAAAACAGTCAATTGGCAATAATTCCTATGCAATTTTTGCTAAAAAATGCAAAACGTGCTGAGCAATTGATTCAAACTCAATGGGATTTGCTGGTTGTTGATGAAGCTCACCATATCAAATGGTCGATTGATAACGTCAGCGATGAATACCATTTAGTCGAAAAATTGGCAAACACCATCAAAGGAGTGCTTTTACTGACAGCCACTCCGGAACAAATGGGCAAAGAAAGCCACTTTGCCAGACTTCGTTTATTGGACTCCAATCGCTTTTCTAACTTTGAAGAGTTTGTTCAAGGGGAAGAAAACTATCAAAGCATCGTCAATGCCATTGACGTACTCAGATCCAAAAAGCCAATGACTAAAACCGGGGCAAAAAATACTGCAAAGGTTTTTACAGATGATGCTGACATCCAATTGGTGCAGGATATCTTTGAAGAGAATTTGGATGAGGCTCAAAAGCAAGAATCCAAACTGCAATTGGTCGAGAAGTTACTCGATCAGCACGGAACAGGCAGACTTTTGTTTCGAAATACAAGAACGGCTATCAAAGGCTTTCCAAAAAGGAAACTTCATCATTATGCTTTGAATAATTGTTATGAAAAGGCTTTTGATAAAGACATTTCTCTACAACTGACACCGGAAAGAATTGATAACTTCCCCAATTGGACGAAATTGGACTCCAGAATGCCATGGTTGGCTGAGCAACTTTTTTCATTAAAGCATAAGAAATTTCTGCTGATTGCTGCACACAAACAAACTGTTTTAGACATTGCTGATAGTCTCAGAGAGAAGTTTGGTATTCATGCTGCTGTGTTCCATGAGGATATGTCCTTGATTGAGCGAGATCGCTCTGCAGCCTGGTTTGCTGATGAAGAAAAAGGCAGTCAAATCATGCTATGTTCGGAAATTGGCTCAGAAGGCAGAAACTTTCAGTTTGCACATCATTTAATTTTCTTTGATTTACCTTTAAATCCAGACTTGCTGGAACAACGAATCGGTCGTCTTGATCGTATTGGTCAGGAAAATATTATTCATATTCATGTTCCATATCTGATGGATACAGCAATGGAGAAGTTATTTCACTGGTATAACAAAGGTCTTAATATTTTTGAAAGTGTTAATCCGGCAGCTCATAGTATTTTCCGTAAACAAAAAGAGAAGCTGCTTTCGTGTTTGAAAACTGAAGATTGTGAAATGGATGACTTGATTCAGGAAACCAAGGAAATGAACAAAAACCTGAATCAGGAATTTAACAAAGGTCGTGATCGCTTGCTTGAATATAACTCCTGCCGTCCGTTTGTTGCTGATGAAATGCATGAACAGGCATTAGCATCAGAAGACACCTCGTGCTTGCGTTTTATGCATCGGATTTTTGATCGTTATGGTGTTGATTATGAAGAATTAAGACGAAATGTTGAATTTATCAAGCCTGGAGAATCTTTAAAAGGCTATTTTCCGGCATTGATAGAAGATGGCATGAGTGTCACTTTTGACAGAGAAACAGCATTAGCAGATGAAACCTTGCATTATTTGACATGGGAACATCCGATGGTTGTAGAATCTATGGAGATGATAGCAACGGAAGAAAAAGGTAACGCCTGTTTGATTTCTTTGTCAAACACTGGCTTGCCACCTTCAACAATCATTGTAGAATCATTATTTAATTTCAGTACTCCGGCAGAGAGTCATTTGCAAATATCAAGATACTTGCCAACCGATTCCATAAGGATTGTTGCTGATGAAAAACTCATTGACCGAAGTAAAGCTCTAACAATTCCTGCAATTCAAAACAATCACTCTTCAGTTCCTCTGAATATCGCTTTACAAGTTGTGAAAATGAAGCAAACAGAGATTAAAAAAGTCATCTCTGCAATCGAAACTAAGATTGAGAAACTTCAACCGGAATACATTAAACAAGCTCAGGAAAAAGCAGAATCTGTTCTCAATAAAGAAATCGAAAGGTTGCAAACACTTGCGAAACGAAATCCGAATGTCAGAGAAAGCGAAATTGAGTATTTACAGCAACAAAAACAAAAAACACTCAAAACTCTGGAACAATTACAGATTCAGATGAATGCAGTCAGAGTTTTGGTTTGTTTGTAG
- a CDS encoding glycosyltransferase family protein, which produces MKILYGVQGTGNGHISRARAMQKEFAKTDIEVDWLFSGRDKDKYFCMKDFKNSDYRKGLTFHVENGKVNYFKTALELDLKQFKKDIKSININNYDLIITDFEPITAWVGKKTDIPVIGLGHQYVFNFSIPQKKGDIFSRFVLNKFAPVKSYLALHWHHFNQNILPPIIETHTHKSNIVIENKVLVYLPFENQHQVLRSLAPLKSFNFTVYAPKPINSFAKNVNFKPLSRDGFLCDLYNCDAVLANAGFELSSEVISLGKRLLVRPLDGQVEQHSNAIALEALKYGKTIKALNSRYINNELDLAERVQVNYPNVAEYIVKWIKNGMLQRDENWYSNIWQGVEVKREFSNNQFGSLVYN; this is translated from the coding sequence ATGAAAATCTTATATGGTGTTCAAGGAACAGGGAATGGTCATATCAGCCGCGCTCGAGCAATGCAAAAAGAGTTTGCAAAAACAGATATTGAAGTCGATTGGCTTTTTTCGGGTCGTGATAAAGACAAGTATTTTTGTATGAAAGATTTTAAAAACTCCGACTATAGAAAAGGCCTGACTTTTCATGTTGAGAATGGAAAAGTGAACTATTTTAAGACTGCACTTGAACTTGATTTAAAGCAATTCAAAAAAGATATTAAAAGCATTAATATCAACAATTATGATTTGATAATTACCGATTTTGAACCAATTACTGCCTGGGTCGGAAAAAAAACAGATATTCCTGTCATTGGTCTGGGACACCAATATGTTTTCAATTTCTCAATTCCGCAGAAAAAAGGAGATATCTTTTCACGATTTGTACTCAATAAGTTTGCACCCGTGAAAAGCTATTTGGCATTACATTGGCATCATTTTAATCAAAATATTTTGCCTCCGATTATTGAAACACATACACACAAATCAAACATTGTTATTGAAAATAAAGTGTTGGTTTATTTACCTTTTGAAAACCAACACCAAGTACTTAGAAGCTTAGCACCGCTCAAGAGTTTTAATTTCACTGTTTATGCTCCGAAACCAATTAATTCCTTTGCAAAGAATGTTAATTTCAAACCACTATCAAGAGATGGCTTTCTTTGTGATTTATACAATTGTGACGCAGTTCTTGCAAATGCTGGCTTTGAGTTGAGTTCAGAAGTGATTAGTTTAGGAAAACGATTACTGGTTCGACCATTAGATGGACAGGTTGAACAACACTCCAATGCTATCGCTTTGGAAGCATTGAAATATGGAAAAACTATCAAAGCGTTGAATTCTCGATATATCAATAACGAATTGGATTTAGCGGAACGAGTTCAGGTCAATTATCCCAATGTTGCTGAGTACATTGTGAAATGGATAAAAAATGGTATGCTTCAAAGAGATGAAAATTGGTATTCAAACATTTGGCAAGGAGTCGAAGTCAAACGAGAGTTCAGCAATAATCAATTCGGAAGTTTAGTGTATAACTGA
- a CDS encoding phosphatase PAP2 family protein — MRTLNWLHKWDVICIHKLLDASIHSKLLPVSRWISKSGDGWLYALFGLSSLIFTKGESSYFWALALGFAIERPLYYILKNTLKRNRPYRVANVPHYIEPSDAFSFPSGHTSSAFLFSMISSLFIPVLTIPLLLWSALIGLSRIVLGVHFPTDILVGVLMGYSISKFTIIWMGLI, encoded by the coding sequence ATGAGAACCTTAAATTGGCTGCATAAATGGGACGTGATTTGTATTCATAAATTATTAGACGCATCAATACATTCAAAATTACTTCCTGTAAGCCGATGGATATCAAAATCCGGTGATGGTTGGCTGTACGCTTTGTTTGGACTATCGTCGTTAATTTTCACAAAAGGCGAATCTAGTTATTTTTGGGCTTTAGCTTTGGGGTTTGCGATTGAACGACCTCTTTACTATATTTTAAAAAATACTCTCAAAAGGAATCGACCATATAGAGTAGCAAATGTACCTCATTATATTGAACCAAGCGATGCTTTCAGCTTTCCTTCCGGTCATACATCTTCCGCTTTTCTTTTCTCAATGATTTCATCCTTATTTATCCCAGTGTTAACCATACCTTTACTCCTTTGGTCAGCATTAATTGGGTTATCAAGAATTGTGCTTGGAGTGCATTTTCCCACAGATATTCTTGTCGGCGTTTTAATGGGATACAGCATTTCAAAATTCACAATAATTTGGATGGGATTAATATGA